A DNA window from Ornithobacterium rhinotracheale DSM 15997 contains the following coding sequences:
- a CDS encoding aldose epimerase family protein gives MKITKNIAGKVNNQEVTSYLLENDNQMQVTILSFGGIIQSIKVPVNGKMVECVLGFDKVEDYLSDEYREDYPYFGALIGRHAGRICKGHFVLEDKDLQLSVNNNGNQLHGGVQGFDSKHWTVKDTFENADNCGIVLTLHSPDGDEGFPGNLDAEVTYTLNNENELSINYKAKSDKTTICNLTNHTYFNLSLNKGETVLNHHAQVPSDKYVPIVDCIPTGEILPVDGTDFDLREGKKVFENLDNSFIRKVGSDEVAAELKNEDGSIGVQVKTTHPVVHLYAGYYILPFKNESVKKSGKNAGIAIETQGFADSLNHKNFEPTTLKAGEKYEHTTKFKFDF, from the coding sequence ATGAAAATAACCAAAAATATCGCAGGAAAAGTAAACAATCAAGAAGTTACTAGCTACCTGCTTGAAAACGACAATCAAATGCAAGTTACGATTCTTAGCTTTGGCGGAATCATTCAATCCATTAAAGTTCCTGTGAACGGGAAAATGGTGGAATGCGTTTTAGGATTCGATAAAGTGGAAGATTATTTAAGCGATGAATATCGTGAGGATTATCCCTATTTCGGTGCGCTAATCGGTCGCCACGCAGGTAGAATTTGCAAAGGGCATTTTGTGCTAGAAGATAAGGATTTACAACTTAGCGTAAACAATAACGGAAACCAACTTCATGGTGGTGTTCAAGGTTTTGACAGTAAACATTGGACAGTGAAAGATACTTTTGAAAATGCAGATAATTGCGGAATTGTTTTAACGCTGCATTCTCCAGACGGCGATGAGGGCTTCCCTGGAAATCTGGACGCAGAAGTAACTTATACACTCAATAATGAAAATGAATTAAGCATTAATTACAAAGCAAAATCAGATAAGACTACCATTTGTAATTTGACTAATCATACTTATTTCAATTTATCGCTAAATAAAGGTGAAACCGTGCTCAATCACCACGCACAAGTGCCATCTGACAAGTATGTGCCTATCGTGGACTGTATCCCAACAGGTGAAATTCTGCCTGTGGACGGAACTGATTTTGACTTAAGAGAAGGCAAAAAAGTTTTTGAAAATCTTGACAATTCATTTATCCGAAAAGTGGGTAGCGATGAAGTGGCAGCAGAGCTTAAAAACGAAGATGGCTCAATTGGCGTGCAAGTAAAAACTACACACCCAGTGGTTCATCTATACGCAGGATATTACATTTTACCTTTCAAAAATGAAAGCGTGAAAAAAAGTGGAAAAAACGCAGGGATTGCCATAGAAACACAAGGTTTTGCCGATTCGCTTAACCACAAAAACTTTGAGCCAACGACTTTAAAAGCTGGCGAAAAGTATGAACATACGACTAAATTTAAGTTCGACTTTTAG
- a CDS encoding CsbD family protein, translated as MSSLDDKLKGNWNQLKGKVKQQWGDLTDDDLTYTEGKSEELLGRLQEKTGEAKETISKFFEDLFSSEEESK; from the coding sequence ATGAGTAGTTTAGACGACAAATTAAAAGGAAACTGGAATCAGTTAAAAGGAAAAGTTAAACAACAATGGGGAGATTTGACCGATGATGATTTAACTTACACTGAAGGAAAATCTGAGGAATTGCTTGGAAGACTTCAAGAAAAAACAGGAGAAGCGAAAGAAACTATCTCTAAATTCTTTGAAGATCTATTCAGCAGCGAAGAAGAATCAAAATAA
- a CDS encoding HAD family hydrolase, with product MDFKALLFDMDGVIVDTEPLHRKAWFAAFAEYGIETEPGYYESFTGKATLPVSQEIVEKYQLDCTPEELVACKRKYFKDYFDNDEDFDLLPGVRELIQDLYNNGIKLILASSASMNTINWVFERFGIAQYFSGKISGAELRESKPNPEIFLKAAEMANAKPEECVVIEDSTNGILAAKRAEIFTIGYKSLHSKNQDYSLADVVISNFDEVNYEKINIFVKS from the coding sequence ATGGACTTTAAAGCACTTCTTTTTGATATGGATGGCGTAATCGTGGATACGGAGCCACTTCACCGCAAAGCATGGTTTGCTGCGTTTGCTGAATACGGCATCGAGACGGAGCCTGGATATTACGAATCATTTACAGGAAAAGCTACTTTGCCTGTGAGCCAAGAAATCGTAGAAAAATATCAATTAGATTGCACGCCAGAAGAATTGGTAGCTTGCAAGAGAAAGTATTTTAAAGACTATTTTGATAACGATGAGGATTTTGATTTACTGCCTGGCGTGCGCGAATTGATTCAAGATTTATATAATAATGGTATAAAATTAATCTTGGCATCATCGGCAAGTATGAATACCATCAATTGGGTTTTTGAGCGATTTGGGATTGCACAATATTTCTCTGGAAAAATCAGTGGGGCAGAGCTGAGGGAATCAAAGCCTAATCCAGAAATATTTTTAAAAGCCGCTGAAATGGCAAATGCTAAGCCCGAAGAATGTGTGGTAATCGAAGATTCTACCAATGGGATTTTAGCAGCCAAACGTGCAGAAATCTTTACGATAGGTTATAAAAGTTTACATAGCAAAAATCAAGATTATTCGCTGGCTGATGTCGTGATTTCAAACTTCGATGAGGTGAATTACGAAAAAATTAATATATTCGTAAAATCTTAG
- a CDS encoding acyl-CoA thioesterase: MKEVSSLQRLIKMDQLDEFTFLGENYSIGSPIVFGGQVLAQGLYAMSQSVPEERIAHSLHGYFILPGDLTKPIRYEVEFVRDGGSFSTRRVKALQDDKIIFFMGASFQKKEEGYHHQMQMPKVPQPDELYSWDDMYNQLKDHLPRAMKQFLSIERPFIFKPTVLENVLERKPREPNYSVWFKIKGETENNPLMNRAILSYVSDYNLLTTALRPHAHVADMSNTQLATIDHAMWFHQEADINEWYLYSVDSPIASNARGFVRGSIFSQDGKLVASVAQEGLLRPITK; the protein is encoded by the coding sequence ATGAAAGAAGTATCTTCGCTCCAGCGACTTATAAAAATGGATCAACTCGATGAATTCACTTTTTTGGGAGAGAATTACAGCATCGGGAGTCCTATCGTGTTTGGAGGGCAAGTTTTGGCGCAAGGGCTTTATGCCATGAGCCAGAGTGTGCCAGAGGAGCGCATAGCACATTCTTTGCACGGCTATTTTATTTTGCCAGGGGATTTAACCAAGCCCATTCGTTATGAAGTGGAGTTTGTGCGCGACGGTGGTAGCTTTTCTACTCGACGCGTAAAAGCCTTGCAAGATGATAAAATTATCTTTTTTATGGGCGCATCGTTCCAGAAAAAAGAGGAAGGCTATCATCACCAAATGCAGATGCCTAAAGTGCCCCAGCCCGACGAGCTTTATAGCTGGGACGATATGTATAATCAGCTCAAGGATCATTTACCAAGAGCGATGAAGCAATTTCTGTCCATAGAGCGTCCTTTTATCTTTAAACCTACGGTTTTGGAAAATGTGCTGGAAAGAAAACCTCGCGAACCTAATTACAGCGTTTGGTTTAAAATTAAAGGCGAAACCGAAAACAATCCGTTGATGAACAGAGCTATTTTGTCGTATGTTTCGGATTATAATCTGCTCACGACTGCGCTCAGACCCCACGCACATGTGGCAGATATGAGCAATACGCAATTAGCAACGATAGACCACGCAATGTGGTTTCATCAAGAGGCGGATATCAATGAGTGGTATTTGTATTCGGTGGATTCGCCAATTGCTTCCAACGCTAGAGGTTTTGTAAGAGGAAGTATTTTTAGCCAAGACGGAAAACTTGTAGCATCGGTAGCACAAGAAGGGCTTTTAAGACCAATAACTAAATAA
- a CDS encoding TlpA family protein disulfide reductase: protein MKKVLLSAIVIASVIGCKNKPKDYATFSGKVTNIDVPADSVYVFNPETNYTKSIKLNPDGTFSDTLKVQEGHFIFKIGDEYGRVYLKNGDEIKITTDYPAFDDKLVYDGEGESIELNKLSLEVAKLAGNFFDNDGLLEQSTEELDQSKKTFLNEVDALFQKYPSVNDSIKGEIKTSLNNSLVSLSDMVQERKNLQEKFVGKPAPQFTLPSIDGKKVSLSDLKGKPVYVDIWATWCGPCKAEIPSLKNLEEKYGDKIHFVSLSVDEPNTKEKWSEFVKEKGLKGVQIMSENGWKNDFVQALEVRGIPRFVLIDAQGNIVNPDAPRPSAPNIEETLNALIK, encoded by the coding sequence ATGAAAAAAGTACTATTAAGTGCGATTGTAATCGCTAGCGTAATCGGTTGTAAAAACAAACCAAAAGATTACGCAACATTCTCAGGAAAAGTTACAAATATTGATGTTCCTGCAGATTCTGTATATGTGTTCAATCCAGAAACCAATTACACCAAAAGTATTAAGCTGAATCCAGATGGAACTTTTAGCGATACTTTGAAAGTGCAAGAAGGTCACTTTATATTCAAAATTGGAGATGAGTATGGTAGAGTTTATTTGAAAAACGGAGACGAAATTAAAATCACTACCGATTACCCAGCATTCGATGATAAATTGGTATATGATGGAGAGGGCGAATCTATTGAACTAAATAAATTATCGCTAGAAGTTGCAAAGTTAGCGGGTAATTTCTTTGATAATGATGGGCTTCTTGAGCAAAGTACAGAAGAATTAGATCAGTCTAAAAAAACATTTTTGAACGAAGTTGATGCTTTGTTTCAAAAGTATCCAAGTGTAAATGATTCCATTAAAGGGGAGATTAAAACGAGTTTAAACAACAGTTTGGTTTCTTTGTCGGATATGGTTCAGGAGAGAAAAAATCTTCAAGAAAAATTTGTAGGAAAACCAGCTCCACAATTTACATTGCCAAGCATCGATGGCAAAAAAGTTTCGCTTTCTGATTTGAAAGGAAAGCCAGTGTATGTGGACATTTGGGCTACTTGGTGTGGACCATGTAAAGCAGAAATTCCTTCATTGAAGAATTTAGAAGAAAAATATGGAGATAAAATCCATTTTGTAAGCCTTTCTGTAGACGAGCCAAATACTAAAGAAAAATGGAGCGAGTTTGTAAAAGAAAAAGGCTTGAAAGGAGTTCAAATCATGAGCGAAAACGGTTGGAAAAACGATTTTGTTCAAGCTTTAGAAGTAAGAGGAATCCCAAGATTTGTCTTGATTGATGCGCAAGGAAACATCGTGAATCCAGATGCACCAAGACCAAGTGCTCCAAATATTGAGGAGACTTTAAACGCTTTGATTAAATGA
- a CDS encoding Rossmann-like and DUF2520 domain-containing protein yields the protein MKSVTIIGAGNVAFHLTRAFVSNTVQVNQIYNRTLAKAEAIGEANGIRYTDKISELERSDLFIIASSDAAIEELSMHIPFNDVMVVHTSGAMPMSTLKGKYRKGVLYPLQTFSQNRKLNYSEIPFFVEAENPEDEKALLELAERVSNRAKILNSEQRAQMHLSAVWACNFANHMYYIAQKTAEEAGLGFEYLRPLIEETALKIEDLTPFEAQTGPAKRNDQITIEKHLSLIKDSYLKDMYNDISNLINKTYHGEL from the coding sequence ATGAAAAGTGTAACGATTATAGGCGCTGGGAATGTAGCCTTTCATTTAACGCGTGCATTTGTGAGCAATACCGTTCAGGTAAATCAAATTTACAATCGTACTTTGGCAAAAGCTGAGGCGATTGGGGAAGCCAATGGCATAAGATATACCGATAAAATTTCAGAATTAGAGCGTTCCGATTTATTTATCATTGCCTCTTCAGATGCCGCAATAGAGGAGCTTTCCATGCACATTCCGTTCAATGATGTTATGGTGGTGCACACCTCTGGCGCAATGCCTATGAGCACACTTAAAGGGAAATATAGAAAAGGTGTTTTGTATCCTTTGCAGACATTTAGCCAAAATAGAAAATTGAATTATAGCGAAATTCCATTTTTTGTAGAAGCAGAAAATCCAGAAGACGAAAAAGCTTTGCTAGAGCTCGCCGAGCGAGTGAGCAATCGAGCTAAAATCTTAAACAGCGAGCAAAGAGCACAAATGCACCTTTCTGCCGTGTGGGCATGTAATTTTGCCAATCACATGTATTACATTGCTCAAAAAACGGCGGAAGAAGCTGGTTTAGGCTTTGAATACCTTCGTCCTTTAATTGAAGAAACTGCTTTAAAAATCGAGGATTTAACACCTTTTGAAGCGCAAACAGGGCCAGCTAAACGCAACGACCAAATTACGATAGAAAAACATTTAAGTTTGATTAAAGATTCTTACTTAAAAGATATGTACAACGATATTAGCAACTTGATAAATAAAACCTACCATGGAGAATTATAA
- a CDS encoding KdsC family phosphatase, with the protein MENYKEKMKNIKAFVFDVDGVLTDGKIMLFPDGSFVRNMNVKDGYVMQFAIKKGYLIGIITGGADPMVSQRLKALGITDIYTQSHHKYDDFEDFLFKYDLKPEEVLYMGDDVLDMEVIAAAGIGCAPNNAVVEAQEAADYISPRNGGDGCVREVIEQVMRVQGHWNDFKIGL; encoded by the coding sequence ATGGAGAATTATAAAGAAAAGATGAAAAACATCAAAGCCTTTGTGTTTGATGTAGATGGCGTGCTTACTGATGGTAAAATTATGCTTTTCCCAGACGGGAGTTTTGTGCGAAACATGAATGTAAAAGATGGCTATGTAATGCAATTTGCCATTAAAAAAGGTTATTTAATCGGAATTATCACAGGAGGAGCCGATCCAATGGTGAGTCAGCGATTGAAAGCCTTGGGCATTACCGATATTTATACCCAATCGCATCATAAGTACGATGATTTTGAGGATTTTCTATTTAAATATGATTTAAAACCAGAAGAAGTGCTTTATATGGGCGATGATGTGCTAGACATGGAAGTAATCGCGGCTGCAGGCATCGGCTGTGCTCCGAACAATGCCGTGGTGGAAGCCCAAGAAGCGGCAGATTATATTTCGCCACGCAATGGAGGCGATGGCTGTGTGCGCGAAGTCATAGAACAAGTAATGCGCGTGCAGGGGCACTGGAACGATTTTAAAATTGGATTGTAA
- a CDS encoding nitrilase-related carbon-nitrogen hydrolase, whose product MKEELIIATLALDIVWENPEENFKQIDKIIRNVNADIFILPEMFSYGFSMNTHEIAEDAYGKSFKFLQQKAIQKQAVFCASIPVKGREGYYNRLYWVAQNETFVRYDKRHLFSYAGENKHYTAGNKQVIINYEGWRILPQICYDLRFPVFSRNTPFELYDLAIYVANWPSSRSFAWNTLLHARAIENMAYVVGVNRSGEDPNGLSYLGDCHVIDPLGKDIQALDKKESLSIFSINKPYLIEQRQHFSFLNDADDFTIQF is encoded by the coding sequence ATGAAGGAGGAATTAATAATCGCTACCCTTGCGCTTGACATTGTTTGGGAAAATCCCGAAGAAAATTTTAAGCAAATTGATAAAATCATCAGAAATGTAAATGCTGATATTTTTATTTTGCCCGAAATGTTTTCTTATGGTTTTTCTATGAACACACACGAAATTGCAGAAGATGCTTATGGCAAATCGTTTAAATTTCTGCAACAAAAAGCCATTCAAAAGCAGGCGGTTTTCTGTGCGAGTATCCCAGTAAAGGGGCGTGAAGGCTACTACAATCGATTGTATTGGGTGGCTCAAAACGAAACTTTTGTGCGATACGACAAGCGACATCTTTTTTCATACGCTGGAGAAAATAAACATTACACAGCGGGCAACAAGCAAGTCATCATTAATTATGAAGGCTGGCGTATTCTGCCACAAATATGTTACGATTTGCGGTTCCCAGTGTTTTCTCGCAACACACCATTTGAGCTGTATGATTTAGCTATTTATGTAGCCAACTGGCCTAGCTCTCGCTCTTTTGCATGGAATACGCTTCTCCACGCGCGAGCGATTGAAAATATGGCGTATGTAGTTGGGGTAAACCGCTCGGGGGAAGATCCCAACGGATTATCATATCTCGGCGATTGCCATGTCATTGATCCGCTGGGCAAGGACATTCAGGCTTTAGACAAAAAAGAAAGCTTATCTATCTTTTCGATAAATAAGCCTTATTTAATTGAACAACGGCAGCATTTTAGTTTCTTAAACGATGCCGACGACTTTACAATCCAATTTTAA
- a CDS encoding 4'-phosphopantetheinyl transferase family protein: MPIIDYVKEYDFEIVTWDVFEKSEDLIKQLNLPMDKIEKFYSYPEKQGREYLGLQACLQALNVKANVLYSDLGKPYLDSGKEISISHSYQKVSIAVGRAAIGLDIEKKRDDKVLNIESKFIRPDEKAWIPRNKDLADYLHIIWGIKEGLYKINGGNLWNFLNHYKVEPFELIANKPITCWIQDKEKREKYTAYFRRINDFYLIWVIEK; this comes from the coding sequence ATGCCCATTATAGACTACGTTAAGGAATATGATTTTGAGATAGTTACCTGGGATGTTTTTGAAAAATCAGAGGATTTGATAAAACAGCTTAATCTTCCTATGGATAAAATAGAAAAATTTTATTCTTATCCAGAGAAGCAGGGTAGAGAATATTTAGGCTTACAAGCTTGCTTGCAGGCACTTAATGTAAAAGCCAATGTGCTTTATTCCGATTTGGGAAAACCTTATCTAGACTCTGGAAAAGAAATCTCTATTTCGCACTCTTATCAAAAAGTTTCCATCGCTGTGGGACGTGCCGCCATTGGGCTAGATATTGAAAAAAAGCGCGACGACAAGGTTTTAAACATAGAATCTAAATTCATTCGCCCCGATGAAAAAGCTTGGATTCCAAGAAATAAGGATCTGGCAGATTATCTACACATCATTTGGGGTATTAAAGAAGGATTGTATAAAATCAATGGGGGAAATCTATGGAATTTCTTAAATCATTACAAAGTAGAACCTTTTGAATTAATTGCCAATAAACCTATAACTTGCTGGATACAAGACAAGGAGAAAAGAGAGAAATATACAGCCTACTTTAGAAGAATTAATGATTTTTACCTCATCTGGGTTATCGAAAAATAA
- a CDS encoding succinate dehydrogenase cytochrome b subunit, whose protein sequence is MAQGLFNSSIGRKFAMALSAMFLLIFLIVHLLVNMLSVISPEAFNEASHFMGTNPLVQFLFQPILILGVVFHFVMGFILEIKNKKARGPVGYQVNNAAANSTWISRNMIVTGGFILLFLLFHFNDFWVHEMNYKYVEGLQADPNRYYPEMVEMFENPIRVVIYVVAFILLGMHLMHGFQSSFQSLGANHRKYNGFIKACGVVYSIVIPLGFIFIALFHFFTHK, encoded by the coding sequence ATGGCTCAAGGATTGTTTAATTCGTCCATTGGTAGAAAATTTGCCATGGCACTTTCGGCAATGTTCTTGTTGATTTTTCTTATCGTGCATTTATTGGTGAATATGCTATCGGTAATTTCCCCAGAAGCTTTTAACGAAGCCTCTCACTTTATGGGGACAAATCCACTTGTTCAGTTTTTATTTCAACCTATTCTAATATTGGGCGTTGTGTTCCACTTTGTGATGGGTTTTATTTTGGAAATTAAAAACAAAAAGGCGCGTGGACCGGTAGGGTATCAAGTAAATAATGCCGCTGCAAATTCAACTTGGATTTCAAGAAACATGATTGTAACAGGAGGTTTTATTTTACTTTTCTTGTTATTTCACTTCAACGACTTTTGGGTACACGAGATGAACTACAAATATGTAGAAGGATTGCAAGCTGATCCTAATCGTTACTACCCAGAGATGGTAGAAATGTTTGAAAACCCAATTAGAGTGGTGATTTATGTTGTAGCATTCATTTTATTAGGCATGCACTTAATGCACGGGTTCCAATCATCTTTCCAATCATTAGGAGCAAATCACAGAAAGTACAACGGATTTATTAAAGCCTGTGGGGTTGTGTACTCAATCGTTATTCCACTAGGATTTATTTTCATTGCATTGTTTCATTTTTTTACTCATAAATAA
- a CDS encoding fumarate reductase/succinate dehydrogenase flavoprotein subunit: protein MNNILDAKVPQGDIAQKWANHKQNIRLVAPNNRDRIDVIVIGTGLAGGSAAATLAEQGYNVKAFCYQDSPRRAHSIAAQGGINAAKNYQGDNDSIYRLFYDTVKGGDYRAREANVYRLAEESVNIIDQCVMQGVPFARDYGGLLDNRSFGGVQVKRTFYAKGQTGQQLLLGAYSAMNRQINLGRIKMYNRHEMLDLVIVNGKARGIIARNLVTGEIERHSGHAVVIASGGYGNVYFLSTNAMGSNATACWKIHKKGAFFGNPCYVQIHPTCIPVHGTNQSKLTLMSESLRNSGRIWVPKKKEDAEAIRLGKKKPVEIKEEDRDYYLERRYPAFGNLVPRDVASRAAKERCDAGFGIENNDTKEGVFLDFSTEIQKKGKESAYAKGNHNPTPEEITKLGKKWVEEKYGNLFQMYEKITDDNPYETPMKIYPAVHYTMGGIWVDYNLMSTIPGCYVIGEANFSDHGANRLGASALMQGLADGYFVLPYTIADYLADDIRTGAIPTDTPEFDKAEAEVKERINYFINNKGTKSVDHFHKRLGMIMWNKVGMARNEKGLKEAITEIQALRKEFYRDVFVPGEADDLNPELEKALRVSDFMELGELMAMDALDRNESCGGHFREEYQTEEGEALRDDVNYTYVSVWEYKGEDISKEVLHKEKLEFNYIELKQRSYK from the coding sequence ATGAATAATATATTAGACGCAAAAGTTCCACAAGGAGATATCGCTCAAAAGTGGGCTAATCATAAACAAAATATTCGGCTAGTAGCACCTAATAACCGTGATAGAATCGATGTGATTGTCATAGGTACAGGTTTAGCGGGAGGTTCTGCTGCTGCTACCTTAGCAGAGCAAGGCTATAATGTAAAAGCATTTTGCTATCAAGATTCACCAAGACGTGCACACTCAATTGCGGCGCAAGGGGGAATCAACGCTGCTAAAAATTATCAAGGAGACAACGATAGTATCTATCGCTTATTTTACGATACTGTAAAAGGAGGTGATTACCGTGCGCGTGAAGCCAATGTGTACCGTTTGGCAGAGGAATCTGTAAACATCATCGACCAATGTGTGATGCAAGGTGTTCCATTTGCAAGAGATTACGGCGGATTGCTAGACAACCGTTCATTTGGTGGAGTGCAGGTTAAGCGTACTTTTTATGCTAAAGGACAAACTGGTCAGCAATTGTTGCTTGGTGCATATTCAGCCATGAACCGCCAAATCAACTTAGGGCGTATCAAAATGTACAACCGTCACGAAATGCTAGATTTGGTAATCGTAAACGGAAAAGCAAGAGGTATCATCGCAAGAAACTTAGTAACTGGTGAAATCGAAAGACATTCAGGACACGCCGTAGTTATCGCATCTGGTGGGTACGGAAATGTTTACTTCCTTTCTACCAATGCAATGGGATCTAACGCTACTGCTTGTTGGAAAATTCACAAAAAAGGAGCATTCTTCGGAAACCCTTGTTATGTGCAAATTCACCCAACTTGTATTCCAGTTCATGGGACTAATCAGTCAAAATTGACTTTGATGTCTGAATCTTTAAGAAACTCAGGTAGAATTTGGGTTCCTAAAAAGAAAGAAGATGCAGAAGCAATCCGATTAGGTAAAAAGAAACCAGTAGAAATCAAAGAAGAAGATAGAGATTATTATTTAGAAAGAAGATATCCAGCCTTTGGTAACTTGGTACCTCGTGATGTGGCGTCTCGTGCCGCTAAAGAAAGATGCGACGCTGGATTTGGAATCGAAAATAATGATACCAAAGAAGGTGTATTCTTAGATTTCTCTACCGAAATTCAGAAAAAAGGTAAAGAATCTGCTTACGCAAAAGGAAACCATAATCCTACTCCAGAAGAAATTACTAAACTAGGTAAAAAATGGGTGGAAGAGAAATATGGTAACTTGTTCCAAATGTATGAGAAAATTACAGATGACAACCCATATGAAACTCCAATGAAAATTTACCCAGCCGTTCACTACACAATGGGGGGTATTTGGGTAGACTACAATTTGATGAGTACAATCCCTGGTTGTTATGTAATTGGAGAGGCAAACTTCTCAGACCACGGAGCTAACCGTCTTGGGGCTTCTGCCTTAATGCAAGGTTTGGCAGATGGTTACTTTGTATTGCCTTACACCATTGCGGATTATTTAGCAGATGATATTAGAACAGGAGCGATCCCAACAGATACTCCAGAGTTTGATAAAGCAGAAGCAGAAGTAAAAGAGAGAATTAATTACTTCATTAACAATAAAGGTACAAAATCAGTAGACCACTTCCACAAGCGTTTAGGTATGATTATGTGGAACAAAGTGGGTATGGCTAGAAACGAGAAAGGATTGAAAGAAGCAATTACTGAAATCCAAGCCTTGAGAAAAGAATTCTACCGTGATGTATTTGTGCCAGGAGAGGCAGATGACTTGAACCCTGAGCTAGAAAAAGCACTAAGAGTTTCAGACTTTATGGAGCTAGGAGAGCTTATGGCAATGGACGCGCTTGATAGAAATGAAAGTTGTGGAGGACACTTTAGAGAAGAGTACCAAACTGAAGAAGGTGAGGCGTTGAGAGACGATGTTAACTACACTTATGTTTCTGTTTGGGAATACAAAGGTGAGGACATCTCAAAAGAGGTGCTACACAAAGAGAAATTAGAGTTTAACTATATTGAACTGAAACAACGTTCATACAAATAA
- a CDS encoding succinate dehydrogenase/fumarate reductase iron-sulfur subunit gives MASKTINITLKIWRQKNAKTKGKIETYKLNDVSTDSSFLEMLDQLNEQLVSQKQEPVAFDHDCREGICGTCSLYINGRPHGPDTGITTCQLHMRMFKDGETIYIEPWRSAAFPVIKDLIVDRSAFDRIQQAGGYISVNTSGHTTDANDIPIAKFDADRAFDAAACIGCGACVAACKNGSAMLFVGAKVSQFALLPQGKVEASRRVQNMVQQMDLEGFGNCTNTGACEVECPKGISLENIARMNREYWSAKVCSEENPD, from the coding sequence ATGGCTAGTAAAACTATAAATATTACACTTAAGATTTGGCGTCAAAAAAACGCTAAAACAAAAGGGAAAATAGAAACTTACAAGTTGAACGATGTTTCTACCGATAGCTCTTTCCTTGAAATGCTAGACCAGCTTAACGAGCAATTGGTTAGCCAAAAGCAAGAGCCAGTAGCCTTTGACCATGATTGCCGTGAAGGTATCTGCGGAACTTGTTCATTGTACATCAATGGGCGTCCACACGGGCCAGACACTGGAATCACTACTTGCCAGCTTCACATGAGAATGTTTAAAGATGGAGAAACTATCTATATCGAGCCTTGGAGATCTGCGGCATTCCCAGTAATTAAAGACTTGATCGTAGATAGATCTGCTTTCGATAGAATTCAGCAAGCAGGAGGGTACATTTCTGTAAACACCTCTGGTCACACAACAGATGCCAATGATATTCCAATTGCTAAATTTGATGCCGATAGAGCATTCGATGCGGCAGCTTGTATCGGGTGTGGTGCTTGTGTGGCAGCATGTAAAAACGGTTCTGCTATGTTATTTGTAGGAGCAAAAGTTTCTCAATTTGCTTTGTTGCCACAAGGTAAAGTAGAGGCTTCTCGCCGTGTACAAAACATGGTTCAGCAAATGGATTTAGAAGGTTTTGGAAACTGTACCAATACTGGAGCTTGTGAGGTTGAATGTCCTAAAGGTATTTCTTTAGAAAACATCGCAAGAATGAACCGTGAATACTGGAGCGCAAAAGTATGCTCTGAGGAAAATCCAGATTAA